The Bacillus zhangzhouensis region TGAAGAAAATAATCGCAAGCAAATCACCTTCCGCCAATGATTGGAAGAAGTTCGTTGGAACGATATGAAGGAACGTATCAGCAACTGATTTGCTACTTTGCTCTTTTTCCGTTTCAACATACTGGCTAATATCTTGTTTTTCCGCATGTCCAAAGTCAACGCCTACACCAGGCTGTACGAAGTTTGCAAGGACAAGACCAAGGATAATCGCAAATGTTGTGATAATTTCAAAATAAAGAATGGTTCTAAAACCAAGTTTCCCTACTTTTTTACCATCACCCGCCCCTGCAACACCTAAAATTAAGCTGGATACAACAATTGGTATGACAATCATCTTGATGAGCCTTAAGAAGAAGTCTCCAATTGGTTTTAAGTATGTCTCAACACCTGGGTTACCAAAAAAGATTGCCCCAACAACGACACCGAGAATAAGACCGATAAGGATTTGAGTAGCCAATCCAAATTTTAATTTTTTCATAGATTTCCTCCCTAACATATTCATTAAAGGAATATTCCCATCATATTAAGTTTTAATATATGAATTAAAGTATAACTAAAATTAAAGAGGTTCGTCCACGATAAAGTTATATTAAGAAAATACGAAATTGTTAGAAAAAATAGACATTTAGAACCTCCTGCATTGTTTCGAGTCAATAAAAAGTGTCTTCAGAACTAAAACTCATCATATGAAAATACTAAAAAACCCTTTTATGATAGGGGTTTTACCTTTTTACCTATTTTTCAGAAAAAATAAAAAGCACTTTTGATTCCAATTGGTGATGGAGGAAAAAAGTGCTTGTTTATTCTATTTATTTCCTTATTTAAGATAACTTACTTGTGAGCATTCCTCACATTCATTACCGTAACACTCATGCTGTTCCATTAAATCATTTCCACATTTTGTGCATTTCTTTGAGGGCAAATTTCTAAAAAACTCTGTGATTTTTCCTAGCATTTGTCATCCTCCAATACGTTTTGGTGTTTTTATTGTATTATAACAGATTTATAATTGTCAATCTGTTTTGTAACAATAGGCAGGAAGAATGCTTTTTCCATGAAAAATGGGTATATTGTAAGAAAGGGATTTTTAGAAAAGGAGGGGAAAAATGACGATGAAATTAACCGTAATTGGATGCTATGGCGGGTTTCCGGCAGCTGGTGAAGCGACCTCAGGCTACCTGTTTGAATCAGATGGCTTTCGTCTGCTTGTAGACTGCGGAAGTGGTGTTCTTTCAAAGCTGCAGCAATACATTGATATAGAAGAACTAGATGCTGTTCTCCTTTCTCATTATCACCACGATCATATTGCAGATATCGGACCACTCCAATATGCGAAGCTAGTGGGATATCATTTAGGAAAAAGCAGCGGCCCGCTTCCAATCTATGGACATACTGGTGATCAAGAAGCATTTGGACGGCTTGCTGATGATGTACATACAAAGGCAAAGCCTTATCAGCCGGAAGAAGGGATTCAACTGGGCCCATTTCAAATTGAGTTTTTGAAAACGATTCATCCGGCAGAATGTTATGCTATGAGAATTCAGGCAAAGGATGCTGTGGTCGTGTATACAGCAGACTCAAGCTATCAGGAGGCATTTATTCCATTTAGCAAGGGGGCAGAACTGCTCATTGCCGAAAGCAATTTTTACGCTGGACAGGATGGATCAGGTGCAGGACATATGAACAGTACGGAAGTAGGGAAGATTGCAAAGGAAGCAAAGGTTGGGGAACTCATCATCACCCATCTGCCCCATTTTGGTCATCATAAAGACCTAGTCAATGAAGCACAGGCATTATATACTGGCAGTATACAGCTTGCCCATTCGGGGCTTAGATGGAAAAAGGAAGGAAGATAGAGATGCTGTTTATCGATAACGAACAACATGACGATCCAATGATTAATTTAGCAATTGAAGAATATTGCTTAAAATATTTAGATCCAGAAGAAACGTATTTGCTATTTTACATCAATCAGCCGTCGATTATTATTGGAAAGAACCAAAATACAATAGAAGAAATCAACACAAAGTATGTAGAAGACAATGGAATCAAAGTTGTGCGCCGCTTATCCGGCGGTGGTGCAGTTTACCATGACAAAGGAAACTTAAACTTCAGTTTTATCACAAAAGATGATGGGGACAGCTTCCATAACTTTAAAAAGTTCACGGAGCCAGTCATTAAAGCGCTTCAAAAGCTAGGCGTTAAAGCGGAATTGAGCGGCAGAAATGATATCATGGCAGACGGACGTAAAATTTCTGGAAATGCCCAGTTCGCAACAAGAGGACGTATTTTCAGCCATGGCACACTGCTATTTGATTCAGAAATTGAACATGTCGTTTCGGCTTTAAATGTGAAAAAAGAAAAGATTGAATCAAAAGGCATTAAATCGATTAGAAGCAGGGTGGCCAATATTAGTGAACTGATGGATCAAAAAATGACAACAGAAGAATTTAGAAAAATTCTTTTAAGCTACATTTTTGATACAAATGGGGACGTGCCTCAATATCGCCTGACTGAGAAGGATTGGGAAAAGATTCACGAAATTTCCCGGGATCGATATCAAAAATGGGAATGGAACTACGGCCGTTCACCGAAATTTAATTTGCAGCATTCTAAGAGATTCCCTGCAGGCTCCATTGATTTGCGATTAGAGGTGAAAAAAGGGATGATTCAGGATTGCAAAATCTTTGGTGATTTCTTTGGCGTAGGGGATATTGCCGATATTGAAAAGCGGCTCATTGGACAGCAATATGATCGTAAAACGATCAGCGACGTCTTAGAAGATATGGATATGCGTCACTATTTCGGCAACGTATCAAAAGAGGATTTTCTTGATTTGATTTATTAATCTTGGAAAAGCACGGCTAGAGAATAGCGGTGCTTTTTAGATTGAAGGAATGAAAGCGATTGACATTTGATCTTGTGGATTTTTTCGATTGTCTATTATAATAGAAAAGAGGAATGTCCGGCCATAAAGTGAATGGTCATTCATTCATTGATGACATGTAAGGGGTGGGAGAATGGATTTGATCAAAAATCTTCAGCAGACGGCGATGACGAAGGGAGAAAATATCGCACTGATCTTTGAAGGAAAAAAGTGGACCTATCGAGAGCTGATGACAAGTATCGAGCGTTTTGCAAATGGATTAGTCAACGAAGGGTTTCAAGCTGGGGATCATATCGCGCTTATTTTAGGAAATTCACCACATTTTGTCATTTCTTTTTTTGGCGCATTGAAGGCAGGAATTATTGTTGTACCTATTAATCCAACATACACACCTAGTGAAATTGGATATATGCTCATCACTGGCGATGTAAAAGGTATTGTTGCGCCTGAACAGCTTCTGCCAGTTTACGAGCAGGTGTATGAGCAGCTTCCGTCCGTTGAAAGAGTCATTATTTGTGCAGAAAATGAAGCGGCGTGCAGATCAAGCTTCAAGGAAGTATCTGATCGACTTGTTTTCTTTGGGGAACTTGTGTCAGGTGATCCAAAAGAAAACGTACACCCTTCCATTCAGCCAAACGATACCGCCGTTATTTTATTTACATCTGGCACGACAGGAAAACCAAAAGGTGCAATGCTGACCCATTTTAACCTTTATTCAAATGCCAGAGATGTTGCTGAGTATTTATCGATTGATCAAAAGGACAAGGTCATTGCCGCTTTGCCAATGTTCCATGTCTTTTGTTTAACAGTCTGTATGAATGCGCCGTTGATTCATGGTGCAACGGTTTATGTCTTGCCGCATTTCAGCCCATCAGAGCTTTTACGCATGATGGAAAAAGAAAAGCCAACGCTATTTGTTGGTGTGCCCACCATGTATAATTATTTGTACCGCCAGGAGGGGCATGATGAAGCGATGTCATCTGTGAGGATATGTATATCAGGCGGTGCCTCAATGCCTGTTGCCTTACTCCATGGCTTTGAGAAAAAGTTCGGTGTTACGGTTCTTGAGGGCTATGGGTTATCAGAGGCATCTCCAGTGACTGCATTCAATCCTCTTGACGGAAAAAGAAAACCCGGCTCTGTCGGGACTGACATTATGAATGTGAAAAATAAAATTGTGAATGAACTAGGAGAAGAAGTCGGTCCAAATGAAGTTGGAGAGCTGATAGCAAAAGGGCCAAACATCATGAAAGGCTATTATCAAATGCCAGAAGATACGGAAGCTGCACTAAGAGACGGCTGGCTGTATACTGGCGATTTAGCGAGAAGAGATGAAGAAGGATATATTTATATTGTCGATCGGAAAAAGGATATGATTCTTGTTGGCGGTTATAATGTTTATCCAAGAGAAGTAGAAGAAGTACTTTATCAACATGAATCTGTAGCAGAAGCCGTTGTTATCGGTGTGCCAGACCCAAACACAGGGGAGGCAGTCGTCTGTTACATTTCCCCTAAGAAACATGCTCACATCAATCAAGAAGACATCATCACACATTGTTCACGCTATTTAGCAAAATATAAGCAGCCCCAAACGATCCATTTCATAGATGATATTCCTAAAAACACAACAGGTAAAATTTTAAGAAGAGCGCTAAAAGAAAAGTATCAAGCAGAAGAAAGTAAATAAAAAAGGGAGTCTCTGTGAGGAGGCTCCCTTAGCATGTAGACAAACCCTTGCATTCAAGGTTTTCTCTCACGCTGAAAGAAGAACTAAAGATCATTTTATCTCTTTTGAATGGCTTCTTTTAACTGTCTCTGAAAAGATTTCGATTGTTTTTGATTCAGTTCATAAAACGTCCCATCAACTAAAAAAACGACCTGTGATCGGTGGGTCCAAAGCTGAAAGGTGGTGCCATTTGTTCGTCCGAACATCACCTTGGCGATATAATCGGGCTTTTTTAAATTTTTCTTGAGATGATTGCTTGTTTGTTTGCCTTTATTTAATTCTTCAATGAAATCTTCTACTGTGTCCTTATCATCTATTTCATACGAGATGGATTCATCAGCCGGCGAGAGCAGCAATTTTTCTGCTCGATTCTCATCAAAAATTTCGCTTGTTCGGCTGAACACATAAAAGAAGGTGATGAATAGAAGCCCAAAAATCACAACTCCTGCAAGGATTTTCTTCATTTTGATCCTCCAACTCACTGTTTTACATGTAGCTTCCCCTTTTTTTGAGTCGCATAATCATTTTTTTCGCGAAAGCTTTTTCAGATGGGGCATGCTATGATGGAGGCAAATGAGACAGGTTCTAAAAGAAAAAATGCGTGACTAGAATAGAGAGAGGGATGGAAAGGAGGCTGACCTGTGCGGGTACGTAAATGGGTAGCTCTTGCAACGGTAGCATACATATTGTACGGTCTTTTTATTTATTCGTACTTGTTTCTAATGGGGGATTCATCGGTACCTGAAAGTGTAAAAGGGACAAGTGCAGATCCGCATACCTTTATGACAAGTCATGAGCTTGTGATCAGCGAGAATTTCTCGAACATACGGA contains the following coding sequences:
- a CDS encoding YhfH family protein, giving the protein MLGKITEFFRNLPSKKCTKCGNDLMEQHECYGNECEECSQVSYLK
- a CDS encoding MBL fold metallo-hydrolase, translating into MKLTVIGCYGGFPAAGEATSGYLFESDGFRLLVDCGSGVLSKLQQYIDIEELDAVLLSHYHHDHIADIGPLQYAKLVGYHLGKSSGPLPIYGHTGDQEAFGRLADDVHTKAKPYQPEEGIQLGPFQIEFLKTIHPAECYAMRIQAKDAVVVYTADSSYQEAFIPFSKGAELLIAESNFYAGQDGSGAGHMNSTEVGKIAKEAKVGELIITHLPHFGHHKDLVNEAQALYTGSIQLAHSGLRWKKEGR
- a CDS encoding lipoate--protein ligase; the protein is MLFIDNEQHDDPMINLAIEEYCLKYLDPEETYLLFYINQPSIIIGKNQNTIEEINTKYVEDNGIKVVRRLSGGGAVYHDKGNLNFSFITKDDGDSFHNFKKFTEPVIKALQKLGVKAELSGRNDIMADGRKISGNAQFATRGRIFSHGTLLFDSEIEHVVSALNVKKEKIESKGIKSIRSRVANISELMDQKMTTEEFRKILLSYIFDTNGDVPQYRLTEKDWEKIHEISRDRYQKWEWNYGRSPKFNLQHSKRFPAGSIDLRLEVKKGMIQDCKIFGDFFGVGDIADIEKRLIGQQYDRKTISDVLEDMDMRHYFGNVSKEDFLDLIY
- a CDS encoding fatty acid--CoA ligase family protein, translated to MDLIKNLQQTAMTKGENIALIFEGKKWTYRELMTSIERFANGLVNEGFQAGDHIALILGNSPHFVISFFGALKAGIIVVPINPTYTPSEIGYMLITGDVKGIVAPEQLLPVYEQVYEQLPSVERVIICAENEAACRSSFKEVSDRLVFFGELVSGDPKENVHPSIQPNDTAVILFTSGTTGKPKGAMLTHFNLYSNARDVAEYLSIDQKDKVIAALPMFHVFCLTVCMNAPLIHGATVYVLPHFSPSELLRMMEKEKPTLFVGVPTMYNYLYRQEGHDEAMSSVRICISGGASMPVALLHGFEKKFGVTVLEGYGLSEASPVTAFNPLDGKRKPGSVGTDIMNVKNKIVNELGEEVGPNEVGELIAKGPNIMKGYYQMPEDTEAALRDGWLYTGDLARRDEEGYIYIVDRKKDMILVGGYNVYPREVEEVLYQHESVAEAVVIGVPDPNTGEAVVCYISPKKHAHINQEDIITHCSRYLAKYKQPQTIHFIDDIPKNTTGKILRRALKEKYQAEESK
- a CDS encoding sporulation protein; amino-acid sequence: MKKILAGVVIFGLLFITFFYVFSRTSEIFDENRAEKLLLSPADESISYEIDDKDTVEDFIEELNKGKQTSNHLKKNLKKPDYIAKVMFGRTNGTTFQLWTHRSQVVFLVDGTFYELNQKQSKSFQRQLKEAIQKR